A window of Panicum virgatum strain AP13 chromosome 8K, P.virgatum_v5, whole genome shotgun sequence contains these coding sequences:
- the LOC120646523 gene encoding probable F-box protein At1g44080 — translation MDWPSPWSELPAELGGLILRLLLCHIDRLRFRSVCRQWRLAERQQRRHLPPALPLLWLGRHTFLSPAGGELRRFRTDDVDVLRRMYPSSHGSFDGWLLYQRYGEGSKCFLVNPLSGATIEMPLRLDDGARINIFPMRKIIVCSPDLVATILRGSSVAFCRPGAPSWSACPSDDNGRGSYVDVALHRGKLYALNDEGELFIHEVIAAAGGGTPKASHIVEHVITPQPPEKATRGGPLILTRRYLVESCADKLLMVKWMVIPDRYPGSRRASSSNAADRVELKVFEADLEGGRWTEVDSLDNGEALFVGRGCSKAVRLAGSDRRFQENCVYVLGNDFFGYCNEVIPSYGSYDLGSGAVRHVVLDRMRLVWPVSGMEWFFPQEQA, via the coding sequence GAGCGTCTGTCGCCAATGGCGCCTGGCCgagcgccagcagcggcgccacctgccgccggcgctgcccctCCTCTGGTTAGGCCGCCACACCTTCCTAAGccctgccggcggcgagctgcgccgCTTCCGTACGGACGACGTGGACGTGCTGCGCCGCATGTACCCCAGCAGCCACGGCTCCTTCGACGGCTGGCTCCTGTACCAGCGTTACGGCGAGGGCTCCAAGTGTTTCTTGGTCAACCCTCTATCCGGCGCCACCATTGAGATGCCACTCCGGCTTGACGACGGCGCCAGGATCAACATATTCCCCATGCGCAAGATCATCGTGTGCTCGCCCGACCTCGTAGCCACCATCCTCCGGGGCAGCTCCGTCGCGTTCTGCCGGCCCGGCGCCCCTTCATGGTCGGCTTGCCCTTCGGACGATAACGGAAGAGGGTCGTACGTGGACGTCGCCCTGCACCGTGGGAAGCTCTACGCCCTCAACGACGAGGGCGAGCTCTTCATTCACGAGGTCatcgctgccgccggcggcggcacaccGAAGGCGTCGCACATCGTCGAGCACGTGATCACGCCGCAGCCTCCCGAGAAGGCAACTCGAGGAGGACCTCTGATCTTGACGCGGCGCTACCTCGTCGAATCTTGCGCAGACAAGCTACTCATGGTGAAGTGGATGGTTATTCCTGATCGCTATCCTGGCAGCAGGAGGGCCTCGTCTTCCAACGCTGCTGACCGGGTCGAGCTGAAGGTATTTGAGGCGGATTTGGAGGGGGGTCGGTGGACGGAGGTGGACAGCTTGGACAATGGCGAAGCTCTCTTCGTCGGCAGGGGTTGTTCCAAGGCTGTTAGGTTGGCCGGCAGTGACCGGAGATTTCAGGAGAACTGTGTTTACGTTTTGGGCAATGATTTCTTCGGATATTGCAATGAGGTCATACCAAGCTATGGTTCCTATGACCTAGGGAGCGGCGCTGTCAGACACGTTGTCCTGGACAGAATGCGGCTTGTATGGCCTGTCTCGGGGATGGAATGGTTCTTCCCACAAGAGCAAGCTTAA